Proteins from a genomic interval of Caldicellulosiruptor diazotrophicus:
- the cas3 gene encoding CRISPR-associated helicase Cas3' has product MEYYSHKNPDKLLYDHLLEVYHYAMKANVELKNWEKEALQIICLCHDFGKFTTFFQSHLSGVSSKHSQHGFLSAIFGVFCWMQKKGLCLQQMNPPASLDEVISLLIYACILHHHGDVKDISKNLPEKFKGDFKADINLVQKIDDAYVQIEDLRCNAEDIKPLLEKIGLGNKFEKFLAQQRGFIEDILRYLKRIEYGIRMIGMIPQAFKDGTELYFAQQKLYSLLIWADKMSAANYKLLFPCYASSDRLIVARDKVIKPTQDKNLQRIRQSVFEAVLSNIEKNKEKDIFSITTPTGTGKTLAGVFAALKLKEILEKSGRIIYALPFTSIIDQNYHVVENLFKAIEDFEKNRDRYLLKHHHLTDVEFRGKEGALKEITDEITVFEKVASECFIENWTSGFVVTTFVQLLETLISNRNRMLKKFHTFYDSVLLLDEIQAIDVELLPLVEEVLKKLTQLFRCKIILMTATKPLIFEDACELAGFCDYSIFNRTKLMYHHSDLKVAEFVDFFLQEVYEDEKSFLIVANTINQSHQIYNGIKNNLKNKEVIYLSASLVPKDRKDIIKKIEKMLESGAKPIVVSTQVIEAGVDIDFDCVVRDIAPIDSIIQCAGRCNRHNEKSQGSVLVVNMKDESGITFAKRVYGNTAIEISRGLLLKHLEVEEKDYGMLIDSYFRMIKENKSFKKSDEFLKAIRLLKFDSILEKEELTISRFSLIQQRGGYVSVIIRSNEEIEDAYQRYIDSFSIKDYYERREIYLKLKNILFEYTISVPIKYAQIFDEEKGILSLPPTSCQRYYSPKTGFVYDPNDHIIFA; this is encoded by the coding sequence ATGGAGTATTATTCTCACAAAAATCCTGATAAGCTTCTTTATGATCACCTTCTTGAAGTTTATCACTATGCTATGAAGGCAAATGTTGAGCTTAAGAACTGGGAAAAAGAAGCGCTGCAAATTATATGTCTTTGTCATGACTTTGGGAAATTTACAACATTTTTTCAAAGTCATCTTAGCGGTGTATCAAGCAAGCATTCACAGCATGGTTTTTTATCAGCCATCTTTGGAGTCTTTTGCTGGATGCAAAAGAAAGGACTGTGCTTACAACAGATGAACCCCCCAGCTTCTTTAGATGAAGTCATATCTCTTTTGATTTACGCTTGCATTCTTCACCATCACGGAGATGTCAAGGATATTAGCAAGAACCTGCCAGAAAAGTTTAAAGGAGATTTCAAGGCAGATATAAACCTTGTTCAGAAAATAGATGATGCCTATGTTCAGATTGAGGATTTGAGGTGCAACGCTGAAGATATAAAACCTTTGCTTGAAAAAATTGGACTTGGCAACAAATTTGAAAAGTTTTTGGCACAGCAAAGGGGTTTTATAGAGGATATCCTAAGATATCTTAAAAGAATTGAATATGGCATTCGCATGATTGGTATGATACCGCAGGCTTTCAAAGATGGAACTGAGCTTTATTTTGCCCAGCAAAAGTTGTATTCTCTTCTCATATGGGCAGACAAGATGTCGGCTGCAAATTACAAGTTACTGTTTCCTTGCTATGCTTCGTCAGACAGACTTATTGTGGCAAGAGACAAAGTTATCAAACCAACTCAGGACAAAAATCTGCAGAGAATAAGGCAAAGTGTGTTTGAGGCTGTGCTTTCAAATATTGAAAAGAACAAAGAGAAAGATATATTTTCAATCACAACACCAACTGGTACAGGAAAGACTTTGGCAGGAGTTTTTGCAGCATTAAAACTGAAAGAGATTTTGGAAAAGTCTGGTAGGATAATATATGCTCTTCCGTTTACCTCTATAATAGACCAAAACTACCATGTTGTCGAAAATCTATTTAAGGCAATAGAAGATTTTGAAAAAAACAGAGACAGGTACTTGTTAAAACACCATCATTTAACTGATGTTGAATTCAGGGGGAAAGAAGGAGCGCTAAAAGAAATTACAGATGAAATTACTGTATTTGAAAAAGTTGCTTCAGAGTGTTTTATAGAAAACTGGACATCTGGGTTTGTAGTGACAACATTTGTCCAGCTGCTTGAAACTTTAATTTCGAACAGAAACAGGATGCTCAAAAAATTTCATACTTTTTATGACTCAGTACTTCTCCTTGATGAGATTCAGGCAATTGATGTTGAGCTTTTGCCGCTTGTTGAAGAGGTTTTAAAGAAACTAACACAGCTTTTCAGGTGCAAGATTATTCTCATGACAGCCACAAAACCGCTTATATTCGAAGATGCTTGTGAGCTTGCAGGGTTTTGTGACTATTCAATTTTTAACAGAACAAAGCTTATGTATCACCACAGCGATTTAAAAGTAGCTGAATTTGTGGATTTCTTCTTACAAGAGGTATATGAAGACGAAAAATCGTTTTTGATTGTTGCCAACACCATAAATCAGTCGCATCAAATCTACAATGGCATAAAAAACAACCTCAAAAATAAAGAGGTTATTTACCTTTCAGCAAGCCTTGTACCAAAAGATAGAAAAGATATTATAAAGAAAATTGAAAAAATGTTAGAAAGTGGTGCAAAACCCATTGTTGTTTCAACTCAGGTGATTGAGGCAGGGGTAGACATTGACTTTGATTGTGTAGTAAGAGACATAGCTCCTATTGATTCAATAATCCAGTGTGCAGGAAGGTGCAACAGGCACAATGAAAAAAGCCAGGGTAGTGTGCTGGTTGTAAACATGAAAGATGAAAGTGGCATAACCTTTGCAAAAAGAGTTTATGGCAACACGGCAATTGAAATATCAAGAGGACTTCTTTTGAAGCATCTTGAAGTGGAAGAAAAAGACTATGGTATGCTGATTGATAGTTATTTCAGGATGATAAAAGAAAATAAATCATTTAAAAAGTCTGATGAGTTTTTGAAGGCAATAAGGCTTTTAAAGTTTGACAGTATTCTGGAAAAGGAAGAACTCACAATTTCAAGGTTTAGTCTTATCCAGCAGCGGGGTGGGTATGTCAGCGTTATCATAAGAAGCAATGAAGAAATAGAAGATGCTTATCAAAGGTATATAGACTCTTTTTCCATTAAAGATTATTACGAAAGAAGAGAAATCTATCTTAAACTTAAAAATATCCTTTTTGAATATACAATTTCTGTGCCAATAAAATACGCCCAGATTTTTGATGAAGAGAAAGGAATATTATCTTTGCCACCCACATCCTGCCAGCGATACTATAGCCCTAAGACAGGATTTGTGTATGACCCAAACGACCATATTATTTTTGCCTGA
- the cas5 gene encoding CRISPR-associated protein Cas5, giving the protein MKFLVFDLKGKFAHFRKFYTNSSSLSYLVPPRTVIEGMVAAILGFKRDSYYGVLSAENLLVAVQKIERTYKIVQTVNYIKAQTVNELKNPNTHTQVPLEILAGYNGFVGFRVFVMPKDEKIYSLLRARLESGKSEFPIYFGSAPFAAKTEFLGEFEACRWEDSRAGILTVLDAGLIKSLSLELESASSLALMRDRMPCDFDKDRFATKVKTYIHDENLNPIWVDLDSSAQDKVYYIKEFSGDRKECICVM; this is encoded by the coding sequence ATGAAATTTTTAGTGTTTGACCTCAAAGGTAAGTTCGCTCACTTTAGAAAATTTTATACAAACTCATCATCGCTTTCGTATCTTGTGCCACCGAGGACTGTGATTGAAGGTATGGTTGCAGCTATCTTGGGTTTTAAGAGGGATAGTTATTATGGGGTGCTCTCAGCAGAAAACCTTTTAGTTGCAGTACAAAAGATAGAAAGGACATATAAGATTGTACAGACGGTAAATTATATAAAAGCTCAAACTGTAAATGAACTAAAAAATCCAAATACCCACACACAGGTGCCGCTTGAGATCTTGGCTGGCTACAATGGATTTGTAGGTTTTAGAGTTTTTGTTATGCCCAAAGATGAGAAGATATATTCTCTCTTGAGGGCAAGGCTTGAAAGTGGCAAGTCAGAATTTCCGATATACTTTGGCAGTGCTCCGTTTGCTGCAAAAACTGAGTTTTTGGGTGAATTTGAAGCTTGCAGGTGGGAAGACAGCAGGGCTGGTATTTTAACTGTGCTTGATGCAGGCTTAATAAAATCTCTAAGCTTAGAGTTAGAGTCTGCTTCTTCTCTTGCTCTTATGAGAGACAGGATGCCGTGCGATTTTGACAAAGATAGGTTTGCCACAAAGGTCAAGACGTATATTCACGACGAAAATCTCAATCCTATCTGGGTAGATTTGGATAGCAGTGCGCAAGACAAGGTGTATTATATAAAAGAATTTTCAGGTGACAGAAAAGAATGCATTTGTGTGATGTAA
- the cas7b gene encoding type I-B CRISPR-associated protein Cas7/Csh2: protein MEKKIIDKTSEILFTYDAKLCNPNGDPDEENRPRMDWEKEINLVSDVRLKRYIRDYADDQGIPIYVRKIEGKSVKPEEVIKSVGEDIDELETFIDIRLFGATIPIKKETRTYIGPVQFNWGYSLNKVELLEASITSHFASDEKKQQGAIGKDYRVKYSFIAFSGIVSARRAKETRLTEDDLKFLDRAMKEAIPLQATRSKIGQYPRLYMRVEYVDDKTLLGELRDYVKLIEVVEKPRKIEDVQLDITDLAEFLHKNKNVISKIYYFKHPELCLVCGGNVVDFKDAFGTFELEEV, encoded by the coding sequence ATGGAAAAGAAGATTATTGATAAGACCAGCGAGATTTTGTTTACCTATGATGCTAAGCTTTGCAATCCAAACGGTGACCCGGATGAGGAAAATCGACCAAGGATGGATTGGGAAAAAGAGATAAACCTTGTGTCAGATGTTCGTTTAAAAAGGTATATCCGTGATTATGCAGACGACCAGGGTATTCCAATTTATGTTCGAAAGATTGAAGGCAAGAGCGTAAAGCCAGAAGAAGTAATCAAAAGCGTAGGAGAAGACATCGACGAGCTTGAGACGTTCATTGACATAAGGCTTTTTGGTGCAACAATACCTATTAAGAAAGAGACGAGAACTTACATCGGGCCTGTACAGTTCAACTGGGGATATTCACTCAACAAGGTTGAACTTTTAGAAGCATCTATCACAAGCCATTTTGCAAGCGATGAGAAAAAACAGCAGGGTGCTATAGGAAAAGACTACAGAGTGAAATACTCTTTCATAGCTTTTTCTGGAATAGTGAGCGCAAGAAGAGCAAAAGAGACAAGACTTACAGAAGATGACCTAAAGTTTTTGGATAGAGCAATGAAAGAAGCAATTCCACTTCAGGCAACCAGAAGCAAGATAGGTCAGTATCCGAGGCTTTACATGAGAGTAGAGTATGTAGATGATAAGACCTTGCTTGGAGAGCTCAGAGATTATGTCAAGCTTATAGAAGTTGTCGAAAAACCGCGAAAAATTGAAGATGTTCAGCTTGACATCACAGATTTGGCTGAGTTTTTGCATAAGAACAAGAATGTAATTTCAAAGATTTACTATTTCAAACACCCAGAGCTTTGCCTTGTTTGCGGTGGCAATGTTGTGGACTTTAAAGATGCATTTGGTACTTTTGAGCTTGAAGAAGTTTAG
- a CDS encoding TIGR02556 family CRISPR-associated protein: protein MIEEMVEIGDVLIGDASGNDAYLSVLTEDIEVPSGDEKRYVAKINFSTNEKKINIDCAEEIDSETAKKYVYVGSAEGANSSQWFASTTSFAYFLTETIPNLVECEIPVVSDICKKILDMYFVKVKEYLSKSSELFDEEKRYLQQRIEKKYVYFLDTDNIVVNDNKRLTEKPLSQIYKELINNAKSTDKIFKQLRDVFTKECTNGLRKLTELKPQQIGLYVLCIDGKPLTSYQEYIDAVIAYKRQVKKGTEKTKKKQKEGNICYICLDTDNLSYEGFKKTKFKYFTTDKNIFASYLDQKNYAKNITVCEKCLLKLVAGDIFLRNKLKTQLGSFDVYVLPTFVYTSAKLTKNYLEELSQNITNSLNTAWNYNSLEKLRDDIYNFLSYFDQNHYFLLNLIFYREAQASTKIIRFIPDINPSIFDKIYNAASKVFSQYTDLIGNDPSFKISLESIYYSVPIRLKNISESKEAQRLLNIYDAIFSGRKIAKNVLIENFIKAVGVVVYKKEGYNISKLIRNNIASMVIRMVFVIRFLEILDCLEVKRGMDVAQLNLSDDLKSYIQQMNYDEPKTALFLLGVLIGEIGAKQYLATKDRQDDSAGHKPILNKINYNGIDKPKLIRLCNDVYNKLRQEKILPYTEMIFAEMKRLLDKHIDSWKLDKYETLFYILSGYAYKTQKVILNASSNSQDTSN from the coding sequence TTGATAGAGGAAATGGTTGAGATTGGTGATGTTCTAATTGGTGATGCATCTGGAAATGATGCCTATTTATCTGTTCTTACAGAAGATATTGAGGTTCCATCTGGGGATGAAAAGAGATATGTTGCAAAAATTAACTTTTCTACAAATGAGAAAAAGATTAATATAGACTGTGCTGAAGAAATTGATAGTGAAACTGCTAAAAAATATGTTTATGTTGGTTCGGCAGAAGGGGCAAATTCGTCACAATGGTTTGCTTCTACGACATCTTTTGCATATTTTCTAACAGAAACCATTCCAAACCTTGTTGAATGTGAAATACCTGTAGTATCTGACATATGTAAAAAAATATTGGATATGTATTTTGTCAAAGTCAAAGAATATCTAAGCAAGTCTTCTGAACTTTTCGATGAAGAAAAGAGGTATTTGCAGCAGAGAATAGAGAAAAAATACGTTTATTTTTTAGATACTGACAATATAGTGGTAAATGACAACAAGAGACTGACTGAAAAGCCGCTATCACAGATTTACAAAGAACTAATTAACAATGCAAAATCAACAGATAAGATTTTTAAGCAATTGAGAGATGTTTTTACAAAGGAATGTACAAATGGATTAAGAAAATTAACAGAGCTAAAACCTCAGCAAATAGGCTTATATGTACTTTGCATTGATGGGAAACCTTTGACAAGCTATCAAGAGTATATTGACGCTGTTATTGCATACAAACGCCAGGTCAAAAAAGGCACAGAAAAAACTAAAAAGAAGCAAAAAGAAGGTAATATATGTTATATATGTTTGGACACAGATAACTTATCTTACGAAGGATTTAAAAAGACAAAGTTTAAATATTTTACAACAGACAAAAATATTTTTGCATCTTATCTTGACCAAAAGAACTATGCCAAGAACATAACTGTATGCGAAAAATGTCTTTTAAAGCTTGTGGCAGGAGATATATTTTTAAGAAATAAACTTAAAACCCAGCTTGGCTCTTTTGATGTATATGTTCTGCCAACTTTTGTTTACACAAGTGCAAAGCTAACAAAAAACTATTTAGAAGAACTTTCCCAAAATATCACGAATTCGTTGAACACTGCATGGAACTATAACAGCCTGGAAAAACTGCGAGATGATATATACAACTTTCTTTCATATTTCGACCAAAACCACTATTTTTTACTGAACCTGATTTTTTACAGAGAAGCACAAGCAAGTACAAAGATAATAAGGTTTATACCTGACATCAATCCTTCAATTTTCGACAAGATTTACAATGCAGCATCAAAAGTCTTTTCTCAATATACTGACCTCATTGGGAATGACCCTTCTTTTAAGATTTCCCTTGAAAGCATCTATTACAGCGTTCCAATAAGGCTCAAAAACATAAGTGAGAGTAAAGAAGCGCAAAGGCTTTTGAACATCTACGATGCTATTTTTTCTGGCAGAAAAATAGCAAAAAATGTTCTCATAGAAAATTTTATAAAGGCAGTAGGTGTTGTTGTTTACAAGAAAGAAGGGTATAACATATCAAAGCTGATAAGAAACAACATTGCTTCAATGGTTATCAGAATGGTTTTTGTTATAAGATTTTTAGAAATTTTGGATTGTCTGGAGGTGAAAAGAGGGATGGATGTTGCGCAGCTGAATTTGTCCGACGATCTCAAAAGCTATATTCAACAAATGAATTATGATGAGCCAAAGACAGCTCTGTTTTTGCTTGGAGTTTTGATTGGCGAGATAGGAGCAAAACAATATCTTGCTACCAAAGATAGGCAAGACGACTCTGCTGGGCACAAACCAATTTTGAACAAGATAAATTACAATGGGATTGACAAGCCAAAGCTTATAAGACTGTGCAATGATGTTTACAACAAGCTGAGGCAGGAAAAGATTTTGCCATACACCGAGATGATTTTTGCCGAGATGAAGAGGCTTTTGGACAAGCACATAGATTCATGGAAGCTTGACAAGTATGAAACTCTTTTTTACATCCTCTCAGGTTATGCATACAAAACTCAAAAGGTTATATTAAATGCTTCTTCAAACTCTCAGGATACATCTAATTAA